Proteins encoded together in one Lathyrus oleraceus cultivar Zhongwan6 chromosome 5, CAAS_Psat_ZW6_1.0, whole genome shotgun sequence window:
- the LOC127080033 gene encoding uncharacterized protein LOC127080033, whose amino-acid sequence MHPVYKINFGKNYGNLLSILNQRVDHTALVTLAQFYDLPLRCFTFQDFQLAPTLKEFERLVRIPMKNKPLFKGIDESLPLEIIANMLHMDEKEVEANLETKGNTNGFSLSFLMERAHTLLKAESWDACYSAIALAIYGIVLFPNMDGFIDMAAICVFLAGNPVPTLLADVYYYMSHRYTKKKGMIACCAPLLYQWFLEHLPKTGVWVEQTDVSWPQRLGSLRFKDLSWYSKEYINMDIIFSCGDFPNIPLIGTQGCVNSNLILSLRQLGYPMEGPPEARSLEAFLLLDFGVENPSLFQRIREAWKNVNRKGKADLGRANGITKEPYFHWVKERVEMIKMPFVIRTPVPLPEPKLTHVPIEEVEELKTTMAKLEKEN is encoded by the coding sequence ATGCACCCGGTATACAAAATCAACTTTGGGAAGAATTATGGCAATCTGCTCAGCATCCTCAACCAACGAGTGGACCATACAGCTTTAGTCACTCTGGCTCAATTCTATGACCTACCTTTAAGATGTttcacattccaagacttccaGCTAGCACCAACATTGAAAGAATTCGAGCGTCTTGTTAGGATTCCTATGAAGAACAAGCCACTATTTAAAGGGATAGATGAATCTTTGCCCCTTGAGATCATTGCTAACATGCTTCACATGGACGAAAAGGAAGTAGAGGCTAACCTAGAGACCAAAGGGAATACCAATGGATTTTCGCTAAGTTTTCTCATGGAAAGAGCTCATACCCTACTAAAAGCAGAAAGTTGGGATGCTTGTTACTCTGCTATTGCGTTGGCCATCTATGGCATCGTCCTGTTCCCAAATATGGATGGTTTCATAGACATGGCTGCTATTTGCGTTTTCCTTGCTGGAAACCCAGTACCCACCTTGTTAGCTGATGTTTACTATTACATGAGCCATAGGTACACCAAGAAGAAAGGAAtgattgcttgttgtgctcctttaCTATATCAGTGGTTTCTTGAGCATCTTCCAAAGACAGGTGTTTGGGTAGAACAGACAGATGTTAGTTGGCCTCAGAGATTGGGATCACTCCGATTCAAAGATCTTTCTTGGTATTCCAAAGAATACATCAACATGGACATCATATTCAGTTGTGGAGATTTCCCTAATATACCACTTATTGGAACTCAAGGATGCGTAAATTCTAACCTGATTCTATCCCTAAGACAGCTTGGCTACCCAATGGAAGGCCCTCCAGAGGCAAGGTCTTTGGAAGCTTTTTTGTTGCTTGACTTTGGGGTTGAGAATCCTAGCTTGTTCCAACGAATCAGAGAGGCTTGGAAGAATGTCAATCGAAAAGGGAAAGCGGATTTGGGGAGAGcaaatgggattacaaaagaaccatattttcatTGGGTAAAGGAAAGGGTGGAGATGATCAAAATGCCATTTGTCATTCGGACACCTGTACCTCTTCctgaacctaagctcacccatgtcCCTATTGAAGAAGTGGAGGAACTCAAGACCACCATGGCAAAGTTAGAAAAAGAGAATTAA